One region of Proteiniborus sp. DW1 genomic DNA includes:
- a CDS encoding exonuclease SbcCD subunit D yields the protein MRILHTADWHIGKQLNSTSLIEDQEYILKKIIEIAKEERPDVLVVAGDIYDRSIPPVEAVELLDKTFNKILLELNIPIIAIAGNHDNGDRISFASGILKNNRLFIEGRLKSTVDKIVLEDEYGPVNFYVIPYADPAYVRDLYGDRDIRTYNDAMKSIMKGINYDMNLEQRNIAITHGFITGIEEPQTCESERILYVGGTDYISYEHFKQFNYTALGHLHRQQRAGDERIRYSGSPLKYSFSEEKHTKGIKLIDIDSCGNANIRFKELRPLRDLRIIRGDLDELLAPGTYRGTNTEDYIHAVLTDEGELIDPIGKLRAVYPNILSMERETTINRDKDSRTSAGEGFRHKTKLDLFKTFYESMTGSEFTSEKSRIIEKLIDEMNKAGRGE from the coding sequence ATGCGAATACTTCATACTGCAGATTGGCATATAGGTAAGCAGCTTAATAGTACAAGCTTAATAGAAGATCAGGAGTACATATTGAAAAAAATAATAGAAATAGCTAAGGAAGAGAGACCGGATGTATTAGTTGTAGCTGGAGATATATATGATAGGTCCATACCACCAGTAGAGGCTGTCGAATTGTTGGACAAGACCTTTAACAAGATATTGCTAGAATTAAATATTCCCATAATAGCCATAGCAGGAAATCATGACAATGGAGACAGAATAAGCTTCGCCAGTGGAATATTAAAAAATAATAGGTTATTTATAGAAGGAAGATTAAAATCTACAGTAGATAAAATAGTACTAGAGGATGAATACGGACCAGTTAATTTTTATGTAATACCCTATGCAGATCCAGCATACGTACGAGACCTATATGGAGATAGGGATATTAGAACCTATAATGACGCTATGAAGTCAATTATGAAGGGCATTAATTATGATATGAATTTAGAACAGAGGAATATAGCTATAACTCACGGCTTTATAACGGGCATTGAAGAACCTCAAACCTGTGAATCCGAAAGAATACTATATGTAGGTGGAACAGATTATATAAGCTATGAGCATTTCAAACAGTTTAACTATACTGCACTAGGACATTTACATAGACAGCAAAGAGCAGGCGATGAAAGGATAAGATACTCAGGCTCACCTTTAAAGTACTCATTTTCAGAAGAAAAACATACTAAAGGAATTAAATTAATAGATATAGATAGTTGTGGAAACGCAAATATTAGATTTAAGGAGCTTAGACCTTTAAGAGACTTGAGAATAATCAGGGGCGACTTAGATGAACTACTAGCTCCAGGTACCTATAGGGGAACTAATACAGAGGATTATATTCATGCAGTTTTAACTGATGAAGGGGAGTTAATAGACCCTATAGGCAAATTAAGAGCAGTCTATCCTAATATTCTATCAATGGAAAGAGAAACTACTATTAATAGAGATAAAGATTCTAGAACTTCAGCTGGTGAGGGATTTAGGCATAAAACTAAACTAGACCTATTTAAAACTTTCTATGAAAGCATGACAGGAAGTGAATTTACTTCTGAAAAATCAAGGATTATAGAGAAGCTCATAGATGAAATGAATAAAGCAGGAAGGGGTGAATAA